A genomic segment from Macrobrachium rosenbergii isolate ZJJX-2024 chromosome 30, ASM4041242v1, whole genome shotgun sequence encodes:
- the Taf1 gene encoding transcription initiation factor TFIID subunit 1: protein MSDSEDDDSIERADAPSQTLSLTSFLFGNIDAHGQLEGDFFDGECKRQLASLSRLGLGSLLRQVTDDGEDDDDEEDEDHEEEQEEIGEKSPSAVDYSDINEAAEDDTLAHPSDDGIDYDADEEESGVSKSDSELMPPPPLPRCSEGGTAGLSLADRRRLTTPLAAMLPTKYVNIDVREIFPDFRSDSVLRFARLFGPGKISNLPKIWKGVKRKRKKRLLSTSSENNAEDGYSSEEVSTTDFMKVCELKLGLEPTPEMCVGDDSVRFCQTQEQDQESGNQKGEGDKANEHDPNKPHEADWRYGPAQLWYDMLDVPAAGSNFDYGFKIKLKDEMGGVEKTEDGSDIVKEENPIKISTSEGDEDFPDDSFHMVTQYNWEDDIIWNGDDIKHKLNQKRKNMAAGWVPSSYNRTAQAFSQPTKVATSFASTKTSKSKSQAPVDDTWYSIFPVENEELVYGLWEDNIIWDPESMDSVPEPTVLTLDPNDENIILGIPEDVDPATLSQGTDTPVKVKIPHPHVKKSKILLGKAGVITTIEEESPPPPPKSPDKDPFNISNDEAYQPKSSEQTIKMTMGGGLLQHSTPVVELQPPFVPTYMGEKKLRLFHRPPLKRYSHGTLSTQGPHAVFSLTKEIKKKAKQRENERLASGGGDVFFMRTPEDLTGKDGDIILLEYCEEYPPLLSQVGMATRIKNYYKRRAGNDKGPPEFRFGETAYAHTSPFLGHMHPGQSIQTLENNLYRASMYEHRIPPTDFLIIRTRNTYSIRELDGLFTVGQECPLYEVPGPNSKRANNFVRDFLQVFIYRLFWKSKDTPRRIKMDEIKRAFPAHSESSIRKRLKPCADFKRTGVDSNWWVIKPEFRLPTEEEIRAMVSPEQCCAFFSMCAAEQRLKDAGYGDKFLSALEDENEDDTQKLDDEIKVAPWHTTRAYIQAVRGKCLLQLTGPADPTGCGEGFSYIRIPNKPTQNKEEQEQQPKRTVTGTDADLRRLSLNNAKNLLRQYGVPEDEIKKLTRWEVIDVVRTLSTEKAKAGEEGMNKFSRGNRFSIAEHQERYKEECQRIFDLQNRVLASEEVLSTDEGSSEEEDNDSDMEEKGKYIENILANKKTTTQMTLEKEEQERKELQKMIMGEDDKDGERKKGTKKEEDENSQFGFGTPGRLLRITRTFKTADGKEYTRTEFVRKTAVIDTYVKIRTSKDEAFIKSFAGQLDETQKEEMKRERRRLQEQLRRIKRNQERQLKGITTPPKQKKPKLKPDLKLKCGACGQVGHMRTNKACPMYAGNTAASQPVSVAITEEQEEEMEKDGIEESEELINVDGTKIKLSSKVIKHAEEIKRRSLVLKVPKDQVRNAKRRRAGTVVHCDYLKRKERSVNRRRIDPVITLSTIFEEMLNEMREMSDAQPFLFPVNIKQVPDYYNIVNHPMDLSTIRDNLRQKKYQSREEFLGDISLIVENSKLYNGSKSTLTVTAQKMLELCIDRFAEKEEKLMRLEKAINPLLDDDDQVAFDYILDNIVNQKLFSMQESWPFMKPVNKKNVKDYYEVIQHPMDLSTIAKKVKNHKYHSRAEFMHDMELILTNSVRYNGQDSAFTQKAETLIQVCRESLAEYESHLDALEKKIALAQERALEQAETDSLGTSLGPDDDTNYTYAEPEQDLPDHNLGSPDNILTYSGDEDEEHVNVVDGDGEEQELMGSSKRRRMEEAHRTVLEEDLQFSEDEEDHFGGRGVEIPGEGMEGDGLELEDGHYMPQQQGPDETQGAAEAMVQLAAQYSYYQGEEGMEGEENSGALADGGSMEVDASYDPSVEFLGGMMPSEPHDDATINNDLAVSDSDEEGGQGGQQHVQNHPQPEEEDDGDALWF from the coding sequence ATGAGTGACAGTGAGGATGATGATAGTATTGAGAGGGCTGATGCCCCAAGTCAGACCCTGTCCCTAACGAGCTTTCTGTTTGGCAATATTGATGCTCATGGACAGCTGGAAGGAGACTTCTTTGATGGAGAATGCAAACGTCAGTTGGCCTCCCTCTCTCGACTGGGCTTGGGATCATTACTCCGCCAAGTGACAGACGATGGCGAAGACGATGATGACGAGGAAGATGAAGATCATGAGGAAGAGCAAGAAGAGATTGGGGAAAAGAGCCCCTCAGCGGTAGATTACTCTGACATCAATGAGGCAGCTGAAGATGATACGTTAGCTCACCCGAGTGATGACGGCATAGATTACGATGCTGACGAGGAAGAAAGTGGAGTCAGCAAGTCAGACTCAGAATTAAtgccacctcctcctcttcctcgatGCTCTGAAGGAGGAACAGCGGGCTTATCTCTGGCAGATCGCAGAAGGCTGACCACTCCTCTGGCTGCTATGCTGCCTACCAAGTATGTGAACATTGATGTCAGGGAAATTTTCCCCGATTTTCGGTCAGATTCCGTCTTGAGATTTGCACGATTGTTTGGTCCTGGTAAAATATCTAACCTGCCCAAGATCTGGAAGGGTGTGAAGCGCAAGAGGAAGAAAAGACTTCTCTCTACCTCTTCGGAAAACAATGCTGAAGATGGATATTCTAGTGAAGAGGTATCAACAACTGACTTCATGAAAGTTTGCGAACTTAAACTTGGACTTGAACCAACTCCTGAAATGTGTGTGGGCGATGACAGCGTCCGATTCTGCCAAactcaggagcaggatcaggagAGTGGGAACCAGAAAGGAGAGGGTGATAAGGCAAATGAACACGACCCCAATAAGCCTCACGAGGCTGACTGGAGGTATGGCCCCGCCCAGCTTTGGTATGACATGCTTGATGTGCCTGCAGCTGGAAGTAATTTTGATTACGGCTTCAAGATTAAATTGAAAGATGAGATGGGAGGAGTGGAGAAAACTGAAGACGGCTCTGATATtgtgaaagaagaaaacccaattAAGATCTCCACAAGTGAAGGAGATGAAGATTTTCCTGATGATTCCTTCCACATGGTGACCCAGTACAACTGGGAGGATGATATCATATGGAATGGAGATGACATCAAGCATAAACTGAATCAGAAACGAAAGAACATGGCAGCTGGATGGGTTCCTAGTAGCTACAACAGGACTGCACAGGCTTTCAGTCAACCCACTAAAGTTGCTACTTCATTTGCCTCCACTAAAACCAGCAAGAGCAAGAGTCAAGCACCAGTGGACGATACTTGGTATTCTATATTTCCAGTGGAGAATGAGGAACTTGTATACGGGTTATGGGAAGATAACATCATATGGGACCCAGAAAGCATGGACTCTGTTCCAGAGCCGACAGTTTTGACACTTGACCCTAACGATGAAAATATCATTCTTGGCATCCCTGAGGATGTAGATCCAGCAACTCTCTCACAAGGCACTGATACTCCAGTGAAGGTCAAGATTCCTCATCCTCATGTCAAGAAATCCAAGATTTTGTTGGGCAAGGCGGGTGTCATCACAACAATTGAGGAGGAGTCACCCCCGCCTCCCCCCAAGTCCCCTGACAAGGATCCCTTCAACATTTCCAATGATGAAGCTTATCAACCCAAGTCGTCTGAGCAGACCATCAAGATGACTATGGGAGGTGGTCTTCTCCAGCATTCTACTCCAGTTGTAGAACTGCAGCCGCCATTTGTTCCAACATACATGGGAGAAAAGAAACTCCGTCTTTTCCATCGTCCACCCCTTAAGAGGTATTCACATGGAACCCTTTCTACTCAAGGACCACATGCTGTCTTTTCACTGACCAAGGAAATTAAGAAGAAGGCCAAGCAGAGAGAAAATGAGCGTTTAGCATCTGGTGGTGGTGACGTATTTTTCATGAGAACTCCAGAAGATCTCACGGGCAAGGATGGAGACATTATATTACTGGAATACTGTGAGGAATATCCCCCACTTCTGTCACAAGTTGGTATGGCAACACGAATTAAGAATTATTACAAGAGGAGAGCTGGAAATGACAAAGGTCCACCAGAATTTAGGTTTGGTGAGACTGCATATGCCCACACTTCACCCTTTTTAGGCCACATGCACCCAGGCCAAAGTATCCAGACTCTGGAAAATAATCTTTACAGAGCATCTATGTATGAGCACAGGATACCCCCTACAGACTTTCTGATTATTAGGACGAGGAATACCTACTCCATTCGAGAGCTTGATGGCCTCTTCACTGTCGGTCAAGAGTGTCCTCTGTATGAAGTCCCTGGGCCAAATTCGAAAAGAGCCAATAATTTTGTACGAGACTTTTTGCAGGTGTTTATCTATCGTCTCTTTTGGAAAAGCAAAGATACGCCGAGAAGAATCAAGATGGATGAAATAAAGCGAGCATTTCCAGCCCACTCAGAGAGTTCCATTAGAAAGCGACTCAAACCTTGTGCTGATTTCAAACGAACAGGTGTTGACAGTAACTGGTGGGTGATAAAGCCAGAATTCCGTTTACCCACAGAGGAAGAAATTAGAGCAATGGTTTCTCCAGAACAGTGCTGTGCATTTTTCAGTATGTGTGCAGCAGAACAACGCTTGAAAGATGCTGGTTATGGTGACAAATTCCTTTCTGCTCTTGAAGACGAGAATGAAGATGACACACAAAAGTTAGACGACGAAATTAAAGTGGCTCCTTGGCATACAACTAGGGCATACATTCAGGCAGTTAGGGGCAAGTGCCTTCTTCAGTTAACTGGTCCAGCAGATCCAACTGGGTGTGGTGAGGGCTTTTCTTACATTCGTATTCCAAATAAGCCAACGCAGAATAAAGAAGAACAGGAACAACAACCCAAGAGAACAGTCACTGGTACAGATGCTGATCTTCGCCGTCTTTCTCTCAACAATGCCAAAAATCTCTTGAGACAGTATGGAGTCCCAGAGGACGAGATCAAGAAGCTGACTCGCTGGGAAGTCATTGATGTGGTGCGAACATTGTCCACTGAGAAGGCCAAAGCTGGCGAAGAAGGGATGAACAAATTCTCCAGGGGTAACAGGTTTTCAATTGCTGAGCATCAGGAAAGGTACAAGGAAGAGTGTCAGCGAATCTTTGACCTACAGAATCGTGTGTTGGCATCAGAAGAAGTTCTGTCCACTGATGAAGGTTCATCAGAAGAAGAGGACAATGACTCTGAtatggaagagaaaggaaaatacattgaaaatatcCTTGCCAATAAGAAAACAACCACTCAAATGACTCTTGAGAAAGAGGAACAGGAGAGAAAGGAACTTCAGAAAATGATAATGGGGGAAGATGATAAGGATGGGGAGAGAAAGAAGGGaaccaaaaaagaagaagacgaaaattCCCAGTTTGGCTTTGGGACTCCTGGTCGTCTGTTAAGGATTACTCGAACTTTCAAAACAGCTGATGGCAAAGAGTACACGCGGACAGAATTTGTCCGCAAAACGGCGGTCATTGACACTTATGTCAAAATAAGAACATCCAAAGACGAAGCATTTATAAAGAGCTTCGCTGGCCAGCTAGACGAAACTCAGAAGGAAGAGATGAAACGAGAACGTCGTCGACTTCAGGAGCAGTTGAGAAGAATCAAAAGGAATCAAGAGAGGCAGCTGAAGGGCATCACCACGCCACCAAAGCAGAAGAAACCAAAATTGAAGCCAGATTTGAAACTGAAGTGTGGTGCCTGTGGTCAGGTGGGTCACATGCGTACCAACAAGGCATGTCCAATGTATGCTGGAAACACTGCTGCCTCTCAGCCAGTTAGTGTAGCCATCACCGAAGAACAGGAGGAAGAAATGGAGAAGGATGGTATTGAAGAATCAGAAGAACTTATTAATGTTGATGGCACAAAAATTAAATTGTCCTCCAAAGTCATCAAACATGCAGAAGAAATCAAGAGACGATCACTTGTCCTCAAAGTCCCTAAAGATCAAGTTCGCAATGCCAAGAGACGCAGAGCAGGAACTGTCGTTCACTGCGACTACCTGAAGCGAAAAGAACGGTCGGTGAATCGGCGTAGGATTGACCCTGTAATTACCTTGTCGACTATTTTCGAGGAGATGCTTAACGAGATGAGAGAAATGTCAGATGCACAGCCATTTCTGTTTCCAGTTAATATCAAACAAGTTCCAGATTACTACAACATTGTCAATCATCCCATGGATCTCTCCACTATCCGTGACAATCTCCGGCAGAAGAAGTACCAAAGCCGAGAAGAATTTTTGGGTGATATTTCACTCATTGTAGAGAATTCCAAACTGTACAATGGATCAAAGAGCACATTGACAGTCACAGCACAAAAAATGTTGGAACTCTGTATTGATcgttttgctgagaaagaggaaAAGCTAATGAGACTGGAAAAGGCTATTAACCCTCTCCTTGATGACGATGATCAAGTTGCTTTTGATTACATTCTTGACAACATAGTGAACCAAAAGTTATTCTCCATGCAGGAATCATGGCCGTTCATGAAGCCTGTCAATAAGAAGAATGTCAAGGACtactatgaagtcattcaacatCCAATGGACCTGTCCACCATcgctaaaaaagtgaaaaatcacaAATACCATAGTCGTGCTGAGTTCATGCATGACATGGAACTCATCCTGACAAATAGCGTTCGATATAATGGACAGGACTCGGCCTTCACCCAAAAGGCTGAAACTCTGATACAAGTTTGCAGAGAAAGCCTCGCGGAATACGAGTCACACCTGGATGCTCTAGAAAAGAAGATTGCTCTAGCTCAAGAACGTGCTTTGGAACAGGCAGAGACTGACTCTCTTGGAACTTCACTTGGTCCCGATGATGATACCAACTACACTTACGCAGAACCCGAGCAGGACCTCCCAGACCACAATCTTGGATCTCCTGACAACATTCTCACTTACTCTGGAGATGAAGACGAGGAACATGTCAATGTAGTGGATGGTGATGGCGAAGAACAGGAATTGATGGGGTCTTCCAAACGAAGGAGAATGGAAGAAGCACACAGAACTGTGCTTGAAGAGGATCTGCAATTcagtgaagatgaagaagatcACTTTGGAGGAAGAGGAGTCGAAATTCCAGGGGAGGGCATGGAAGGTGATGGCCTGGAACTGGAAGATGGCCATTACATGCCACAGCAACAAGGGCCAGATGAAACACAAGGAGCTGCTGAGGCCATGGTGCAATTAGCAGCTCAGTATTcctattaccaaggggaagaagGCATGGAGGGAGAGGAAAATTCAGGGGCACTTGCAGATGGTGGCAGTATGGAAGTGGATGCCAGTTATGATCCTTCTGTGGAGTTCCTGGGAGGCATGATGCCCTCTGAGCCACATGACGATGCCACCATCAACAATGATCTTGCAGTGTCCGACTCCGACGAGGAGGGTGGCCAGGGAGGCCAGCAGCATGTCCAAAATCATCCACAGCCTGAGGAAGAGGATGACGGAGATGCGCTATGGTTTTAA